In Colletotrichum lupini chromosome 6, complete sequence, a single window of DNA contains:
- a CDS encoding major facilitator superfamily transporter, giving the protein MDQPSRTSSHTLPPGSSSDSDGAAPAPQYAPVSSHTRTPSGNARPNRRSSIASNVLHPVKTKEEIDPELDVNLPYRTLSPNANLDEYRVETHNGEIPAVTDASAPAGRGDYKLVTFVPNDPQNPKNWSKAYKWYCTMVVALTCFVVAFCSSVITADIEGVAAEFHVSEEAALVSITVFVIGFGIGPMAFAPLSEIYGRQVIYASTLLLAVIFIIPCAVAKNLATLLVCRAIDGIAFSAPMTLVGGTLADLWRNEERGVPMAAFSAAPFIGPAIGPLVGGFLSDAAGWRWLYWIQLIMAFVVWVLISFTVPETYAPTILARRAAKMRKETGDATHVTEQDIDMRPFSERLGIFLIRPFQLLFGELIVFLISIYMSVLYGLLYMFFVAFPIIYQKRKGYSASSTGLMFIPLAVGVLLSAACSPWVNKHYLTLVAKHNGHPPAEARLIPMMLSCWFIPIGLFIFAWTSYADLHWAGPAFGGFPVGFGFIFLYNSANNYLVDSYQHQAASALAAKTCIRSFWGAAVVLFTEQMYDRLGDQWASSLLAFLGLACCAIPFLFWVYGARIRARSKYAYSGDDEETSGSDEEKAKPPKNALAPTRTFEPS; this is encoded by the coding sequence ATGGATCAGCCATCACGAACATCATCACACACCCTACCGCCAGGCTCCTCCTCAGACTCAGACGGCGCCGCACCAGCACCCCAATACGCCCCGGTATCCTCCCACACCCGCACACCATCAGGCAACGCCCGCCCGAACCGCCGCTCCTCCATCGCCTCAAACGTCCTCCACCCCGTAAAGACGAAGGAGGAAATCGACCCAGAGCTGGACGTAAACCTCCCCTACCGCACCCTCTCCCCCAACGCAAACCTCGACGAGTACCGCGTGGAAACCCACAATGGCGAGATCCCCGCCGTCACCGACGCCTCGGCTCCAGCAGGTCGGGGAGACTACAAGCTCGTCACCTTCGTCCCCAACGACCCCCAGAACCCAAAGAACTGGAGCAAGGCATACAAGTGGTACTGCACAATGGTCGTCGCCCTAACCTGCTTCGTCGTCGCCTTCTGCTCCTCGGTAATTACGGCCGACATCGAGGGCGTCGCAGCAGAGTTCCACGTCTCAGAGGAAGCCGCCCTCGTCTCCATCACCGTCTTCGTCATCGGCTTCGGCATCGGTCCCATGGCCTTCGCGCCCCTTTCCGAAATCTACGGCCGCCAGGTGATTTACGCATCCACCCTCCTTCTCGCCGTCATCTTCATCATCCCCTGCGCCGTCGCCAAGAACCTCGCCACGTTGCTTGTCTGCCGCGCCATCGACGGCATCGCCTTCTCCGCGCCCATGACCCTCGTGGGCGGCACCCTCGCAGACCTCTGGCGCAACGAGGAGCGCGGCGTTCCGATGGCAGCCTTTTCTGCTGCGCCCTTCATCGGCCCCGCCATCGGTCCCTTGGTCGGCGGCTTCCTCTCCGACGCGGCAGGCTGGCGGTGGCTGTACTGGATCCAGCTCATCATGGCCTTCGTCGTCTGGGTCCTCATCTCCTTCACCGTCCCCGAGACCTACGCGCCCACGATCCTCGCCCGCCGTGCCGCGAAGATGCGCAAGGAGACCGGCGACGCGACCCACGTCACGGAGCAGGACATCGACATGCGTCCCTTCAGCGAGCGCCTGGGAATCTTCCTCATCCGGCCCTTCCAGCTGCTCTTTGGCGAGCTCATCGTCTTCCTCATCTCCATCTACATGTCCGTCCTCTACGGCCTGCTCTACATGTTCTTCGTTGCCTTCCCCATCATCTACCAGAAGCGCAAGGGCTACTCCGCCTCCTCGACGGGTCTCATGTTCATCCCCCTCGCCGTCGGCGTTCTCTTGTCGGCCGCCTGTTCCCCTTGGGTGAACAAGCACTACCTCACCCTCGTCGCGAAGCACAACGGACACCCGCCCGCCGAGGCCCGCCTCATCCCCATGATGCTCAGCTGCTGGTTCATCCCCATCGGCCTCTTCATCTTCGCCTGGACCTCCTACGCAGATCTCCACTGGGCCGGCCCCGCGTTCGGCGGCTTCCCCGTCGGCTTCGGCTTCATCTTCTTGTACAACTCGGCAAACAACTACCTCGTCGACTCCTACCAGCACCAAGCCGCCTCCGCCCTCGCCGCAAAGACCTGCATCCGCTCCTTCTGGGGCGCCGCCGTCGTCCTCTTCACCGAGCAAATGTACGACCGCCTCGGCGACCAATGGGCCTCGTCCCTCCTCGCCTTCCTCGGTCTCGCGTGCTGTGCGATTCCCTTCCTCTTCTGGGTCTACGGAGCCCGTATCCGTGCCAGGAGCAAGTACGCCTACTCTGGTGATGACGAGGAGACGTCGGGATCCGATGAGGAAAAGGCCAAGCCGCCGAAGAACGCGTTGGCTCCTACCCGCACCTTTGAGCCCTCGTAA